A region from the Diadema setosum chromosome 13, eeDiaSeto1, whole genome shotgun sequence genome encodes:
- the LOC140236893 gene encoding ATP synthase subunit delta, mitochondrial-like has product MSLARSISRLSGHLRSHRNVVRVSQSCRQYAEDAKASAPTQMSFSFGYPGKMYYTNASVKQVDVPSGTGSFGILAQHVPSLAVLKPGVVTVTEDDGSLSKYFVSSGSVTINNDSSVQILAEIAVPLEDLDAQAIKEGMSKAQQELAAASTDEARAEAQIGVEVHEALDAAVQAK; this is encoded by the exons ATGTCTCTCGCAAGAAGCATTTCGAGATTATCTGGTCATCTTCGATCACACAGAAATGTCGTCAGGGTTTCTCAGTCATGCAGGCAGTATGCAGAGGACGCCAAGGCATCAGCCCCGACACAAATGTCCTTTTCTTTTGGCTATCCTGGAAAG ATGTATTACACAAATGCCAGCGTGAAACAAGTGGACGTTCCCTCCGGTACAGGCAGTTTTGGCATCCTTGCCCAGCATGTACCCTCACTAGCTGTACTGAAGCCTGGCGTTGTCACAGTCACAGAAGATGATGGCTCCCTCAGCAAATACTTTG TGAGCAGTGGCTCTGTGACGATAAACAATGATTCATCAGTGCAGATCCTCGCTGAAATTGCTGTGCCACTTGAGGACCTGGATGCACAG GCAATCAAGGAAGGCATGTCCAAGGCACAACAGGAACTTGCTGCTGCATCAACAGATGAGGCGAGGGCAGAAGCACAGATTGGTGTTGAAGTTCACGAGGCGCTGGATGCTGCTGTACAAGCCAAATAG
- the LOC140237159 gene encoding uncharacterized protein translates to MFGPRLSQLNVSVCGHTLLHISNVGEGWIRSSDVTICCYGHEWPYPEIVFTASWTSEKGRIAIDRIEVNVPTETATDPLYEETYCKKLTTQSPLWTSIEPASSTTLRTTPIITTSERKSSRPTSITTTTEKGSSTPGESETDSDRPFFFPEFDLRDNLHLVIPIGIAVVSGIACVVMVFYCLVKRSREQKKQKKKKCAASVERPEKLEQSPSQPFPDVPPPLPPKKFRKEKVAPSKGAGQDGTTIIINL, encoded by the exons ATGTTCGGGCCAAGGCTCAGCCAATTGAATGTGTCCGTCTGCGGGCACACTCTTCTTCATATTTCCAACGTTGGAGAAGGCTGGATCCGATCGAGTGACGTAACAATATGTTGCTATGGTCACGAATGGCCTTATCCCGAG ATCGTTTTTACAGCGTCTTGGACGAGCGAAAAAGGACGAATTGCCATTGATAGGATTGAAGTCAACGTCCCAACAGAGACTGCAACTGACC CCTTGTACGAAGAGACCTACTGCAAGAAGTTGACTACACAGTCACCGTTGTGGACTTCAATTGAACCGGCAAGCTCAACAACCCTCCGTACTACTCCCATCATCACGACTTCGGAGAGGAAAAGTTCAAGGCCTACTTCCATCACTACAACAACGGAAAAGGGGAGCTCGACGCCCGGAGAAAGTGAAACCGACTCCGACAGACCCTTCTTCTTCCCAGAGTTCGATCTGAGGGATAATCTTCACCTCGTCATCCCCATCGGGATCGCTGTCGTTTCGGGAATCGCTTGCGTTGTCATGGTATTTTACTGCCTCGTGAAGAGGTCGAGAGAgcagaagaagcagaagaagaaaaagtgcgCCGCCAGTGTCGAGAGGCCTGAAAAGTTGGAACAGTCGCCCTCCCAGCCGTTTCCCGACGTCCCTCCACCACTACCGCCTAAGAagttcagaaaagaaaaggttgcACCATCGAAGGGGGCTGGACAGGACGGTACAACGATTATCATTAACTTGTAA